The DNA sequence AAGGTCTGTGCTTGCTTCCGAGATATTTCCCGCGGTATCTGTGGCCCTTGCCGTGAGGGTATGAACGCCGGCGGCATAGGCCATCGTATCCAGATCAAAGGTATAAGGAGACTGGGTAGTAGTTGAGTATAACTGTCCATCCAATAAAAGGCTAACCCCGGAGACCCCGGATTGAAGATCCGATGCCTCGACGGTCACCTGAATGAGCCCGCTCACAGATGCGCCGGATGTGGGTAATGTAATGGCCACTGTGGGGGAGAGCATGTCCAGCAACACTGCGCGGGTCTGTTGTACAGCATTCCCAACCTGATCCGTCGCCTCGAAAAGGAGCGTGTTCCAGCCGCTGCTTAAGGCGACTGTACCGCTGAAACCCTGGCCTGTAATCGTAAGGGGTTGCGGTGATTCTCCGTTGGCCGACACCGTGACCGTATTGATATTTTCATCGATTACTAACCCGGACACGGCAAGATTGACCGTATTCATCGCTCCCCCCTCCACAGGACTGGTAATGTCAATCTGAGGGGGGATTGTGTCCAGGGTGATCCGGACCGTGGCACTGCCCTGGTTACCTGCTGCATCC is a window from the Planctomycetota bacterium genome containing:
- a CDS encoding Ig-like domain-containing protein, with protein sequence MRGPEVFICVEPFREQTPQPPEPDCAREEYATSYGLITGLVNERTLTVTLNGVVLPDGEEIYDAGLIVIGMRNGDFYWAFVQIPDVDGTYPFTAVAWDALGNYRDATAYFIRDTVPPDINITDPLDGIVVNTPTVTITGVVDDPEALVYEGYYGPLIPVVDGVFEVEVALDEGPNGFIFQAEDAAGNQGSATVRITLDTIPPQIDITSPVEGGAMNTVNLAVSGLVIDENINTVTVSANGESPQPLTITGQGFSGTVALSSGWNTLLFEATDQVGNAVQQTRAVLLDMLSPTVAITLPTSGASVSGLIQVTVEASDLQSGVSGVSLLLDGQLYSTTTQSPYTFDLDTMAYAAGVHTLTARATDTAGNISEASTDL